The following proteins come from a genomic window of Flavobacteriales bacterium:
- a CDS encoding ferrous iron transport protein A, translated as MIPESERTISLDQLPEEGSATVAGVTVPTDAAERTLVLRLLELGFVPGERVQVIHEGRHRRDPIAVRLGHTTFALRRHEAAFIQVTPSA; from the coding sequence ATGATACCGGAAAGCGAGCGCACCATCAGCCTGGACCAATTGCCCGAAGAGGGCTCGGCCACGGTTGCCGGCGTCACCGTGCCCACGGATGCGGCTGAGCGCACCCTCGTGCTGCGCCTGCTCGAACTCGGCTTCGTGCCAGGCGAGCGCGTGCAGGTGATCCATGAAGGCCGTCATCGCCGGGATCCCATTGCCGTGCGATTGGGCCACACCACTTTCGCATTGCGCCGCCATGAAGCTGCCTTCATCCAAGTGACCCCTTCAGCGTAG